In Papaver somniferum cultivar HN1 chromosome 1, ASM357369v1, whole genome shotgun sequence, a genomic segment contains:
- the LOC113350738 gene encoding uncharacterized protein LOC113350738, translating into MCNGLFIDKSVDESWTFLHEVAEKTQQWESVREPRKSTNRGSVHKIESDFDGNAKIASLARRVEALELEKKLSSIEESVGLLTQNLLKNQKTTDQRFTSLELKIGQICDALNDREKGKFPSHPEQNPKGTFQAGTSSCNETAHAVTTLRSGKVVDNNVSMPEKSESESDSSLHTMPQKTSIVENESEHVCKSKNSTDVNVSLPTNVLVAPFPQRLVQQKKGTHYNEMFKRVNINIPFLEAIKQIPTYAKFLKDLCTQKRKRNVHKRAFLVEQILSLCRTQTVTFLSF; encoded by the exons atgtgcaatggttTATTTATTGACAAAAGTGTCGATGAGTCGTGGACCTTTTTACATGAAGTTGCCGAGAAAACTCAGCAATGGGAGTCTGTTAGAGAACCTAGGAAGTCGACCAACAGGGGTAGTGTTCATAAGATAGAGTCTGACTTTGATGGTAATGCGAAAATTGCATCTTTAGCTAGGAGAGTTGAGGCTTTAGAACTGGAGAAAaaattgtctagcattgaagaAAGTGTCGGTCTATTGACCCAAAATCTTTTGAAAAATCAGAAGACCACTGACCAACGTTTTACAAGTCTAGAACTTAAGATAGGTCAGATCTGTGATGCGCTTAATGACAGGGAAAAGGGTAAGTTTCCAAGTCATCCTGAACAAAACCCAAAAGGCACATTTCAGGCAGGTACGTCTTCTTGTAATGAGACTGCACATGCTGTTACTACTCTTCGTAGTGGTAAAGTAGTCGATAACAATGTAAGCATGCCTGAAAAGAGTGAGTCGGAGTCAGACTCATCATTGCATACAATGCCACAGAAAACATCCATTGTAGAAAATGAATCTGAGCatgtttgtaaatctaaaaattctactGATGTTAATGTTTCTTTGCCAACTAATGTTcttgttgctccatttcctcaaaggtTGGTGCAGCAGAAGAAAggcacccattacaatgagatgttcaaaagagtcaacatcaacatcccatttcttgaggcaattaagcaaatccctacATATGCTAAATTCCTCAAGGATTTGTGTACACAAAAGCGCAAGcgtaatgtgcacaaacgtgcctTTCTAGTTGAGCAG atactcagcctgtgcagaacccagactgtcacattcctgtcattttag